GCCGATTTTATTTATGCAAAAAACTGGGCCTCATATTCCGATTACGGACAGATACTTTCGAAAGATCTGAACTGGACCGTGGACGAAGCCAAAATGGCTTTAACAAACGAAGCTAAATTTATGCACTGCCTTCCGGTACGCAGAAATATGGTGGTTGCCGACGGGGTGATTGACAGCCCAAATTCAATCGTTGTTGAACAAGCCTACAATCGCGAAATAACTGCTCAGGCTGTATTGAAAATGATTCTTGAAAATGCCTAATTCTTTTACCTTTGCGCCCTCGCATTATTGCAAGCAATAAAAAAGAAATATGACCAAAAAAATAGAAATAATACCTGCCATCGACCTGATTGACGCCAAATGCGTGCGGCTTTCGCAAGGCGATTACAACCAGAAAACGGTGTACAACGAAAACCCGCTGGAAGTGGCAAAAATGTTTGAAGAAGCCGGAATAACACGTTTGCACCTGGTTGATTTAGATGGTGCCAAAGCCAAACACATTGTAAACTACAAAGTGCTGGAAACCATCGCCACAAAAACCAACCTGGTAATTGATTTCGGGGGCGGTTTAAAATCAGACAAAGACCTTGAAATAGCTTTCAGCTCGGGAGCTGCCATGGTTACCGGCGGAAGTATTGCTGTAAAAGAAAAGGATACTTTTCTGAGCTGGCTGGAGAAATTTGGCAGCGATAAAATAATTCTGGGTGCCGATGCCAAAGACGGCAAAGTGGCAGTTAGTGGCTGGTTGGAAACTACAGAATTAGAAGTAATCGATTTTATTTCAAGTTTTCAGAAAAACGGCATCAGCAAAGTAATTTCGACCGATATTAGCCGCGACGGCATGCTTAGCGGCCCGTCGTTTGAATTGTATGCCGACATTATGAACACACTGCCAACAGTGGAAATTATTGCCAGCGGCGGAATTGCTACCATGAGCGACATATTAAAATTAGATGAAATGGGAGTGCCGGGCGTTATTACCGGAAAAGCCATTTATGAAAATCGCATAACTTTGAAGGAAATTGAAAAGTTTATTGCGTAACAACTACGCTGTCAATTCGAAACGGAGGAACGAAGCTGAGAAAACTGTGGCATTAACAACAGGTTTCTCCCCGCATACTCGTCGAAATGATAAAACAAAATAAATTATGCTTGCAAAACGAATTATACCATGCCTCGATATCCGCAACGGACAAACCGTTAAGGGAATCAACTTTGTTGACATCAAAGAAGTAGGCGACCCGGTTGAACTGGGAGCAAAATATGCAGCCGAAGGTGCCGACGAACTTTGCTTTTTGGATATTACTGCCACACACGAAGGTCGGAAAACTTTTGTAGAACTGGTAAAACGTATTGCAGCACATATTAACATTCCGTTTACCGTTGGAGGTGGCATTAGCGAAATTGGTGACGCAGAAAAGCTGCTGGCTGCCGGAGCTGACAAAATATCAATAAACTCGTCAGCAGTTCGAAACCCAAAGTTAATAGACGAGCTGGCCCTGAACTTTGGAAGCCAGTTTGTGGTAGTGGCCATTGATGCACGTGGCGACGAAAACCAACACTGGACGGTAACCGTTAATGGTGGTCGCATTCCAACCGACAAAGAACTTTTTTCGTGGGCAAAAGAAGCCGAAGACCGTGGTGCCGGTGAAATACTTTTTACTTCAATGAACCACGACGGAACAAAAAACGGATTTGCCAACCATGAACTTTCAAAAATGGCCGATATGCTAAAAATACCAATTATCGCATCGGGAGGAGCAGGCGCTAAAGACCATTTTGTAGATGTTTTTACCAAAGGTAAAGCCGATGCCGGGCTGGCGGCCAGTATTTTTCATTACAACGAAATCCCGATACCGGTTCTTAAGAAATACTTAAAAGAACAGGGCATTGTTGTTCGTTAGTCAATCAAAATAGTAAATTCGCAGCGCTAAAGCAGAATTAAAAATTACGCCGGACCAAAGGCTCCGGAATTCATTCAACAGATATGAGACAGCTTACAGATATTTCGCAAATCGATTTCGAAAAAACCAATGGCCTTATTCCTGCTATCATTCAGGATGCCGAAACACAAAATGTTTTGATGCTTGGTTACATGAACAATGAAGCTTTTTCGAAAACACAGGAAACCGGAAAAGTGACCTTTTTTAGCCGCACCAAAAACCGTTTGTGGACCAAAGGCGAAGAATCGGGAAATTTTCTGAATGTTGTTTCAACAGCCATTGATTGCGATAACGACACGCTGCTGATAAAAGTAAATCCGGTTGGCCCTGTTTGCCACAAAGGCGACGATACTTGTTTTGAAGAAAGCAACACCGCAAACGACATCCAGTTTCTGAGCTACCTCCAGGATTTTATCGACAAACGTAAAGCTGAAATGCCTGAAGGCTCATACACCACTTCGCTTTTTACAAAAGGTACACGAAAAATTACACAGAAAGTTGGCGAAGAAGCGGTTGAAACCATTATTGGAGCCATGGCCAACGACGATGAAAACTTTATGTACGAGGCCGGCGACCTGTTGTATCACCTTATAGTTTTGCTAACACACAAAGGTTACCGGATTGAAGATGTAGTACGCGAGCTTAAGAAAAGGCACAAGTAATACCCATTTTCAGTACTTCCAAACCAAAAACCACCTGGTAAAAAAGTTTTACGCTTCACGCTGCTTTTACTTAGGTGTATGCCTGCTTTTTATATTCTATAACATGCTTAAGAAACATAGTTCCATAACATAATTATAAAACATTGTAAATAACCACTTTACAATTAGGTATTTTTAATTAGTAGTCCGTAGCTTTGTTATATCTTCTAACTACAAAATACCGCATTTATGGAAACATTAACCATTTGTCCTACCAGTACGGCAACTATTTTAGCGTGCCAGGAAATCGCGAAAACCTTTAAAGAAAACATTTACGAACTGTCCATTCTGCGCAAAGACTGGGATCCGGAATTTGCCACCTCGCTAAGTGTATGGATTGAGGATACGATAGACAAGCACTATATCGACAGTCTGGAAGTTCTAAAAGACGAACGTTACCGCGAATGGCATCAAATAATGGTTGAAGGGCTTCAACACCTGAAAGTACTTAGGGCTTCAATTAAAGTCGATTTTAAAAAAGATAAAGATTTTCTTAAAGAATTTTTTCAGAATACCGGCTATACCGACTACTTCAGCGATGCTAAAAACGGCGACCACTTAAGTCTTTTCAAGTTTCTTAAAACCTTTGCTGCCAACCTAACAGAAAGTACAAGACAGAAAGTGGTTGAACATGGAACGCCTGATGTTTTATTTGATAAGATATTGATGTGTGCGAACCGGGTAAGTCAATTTGAAGATTGTTTTGTGGCATTGGAAGGGGAAACTGAACTTGATAATTACGGGAAAAAAGAAGTTGCTGAGATTTATGAAACCATTCAGGATATTTGCCGTATTGCTATTGCTTATTATCAGTTTGATCCGAAAATGAGATGCAAATTCAACTATTACAAAGTGATGGTAAACCTGTAAGGATTTTTTGTCAACTACTTAATAATTTACTTAAGAAAAAGCCTGTCGGTATTATTCGGCAGGCTTTTCGTTTTTATATTATTCTACTGCTTTCTCGCTATCGTCAGTATCAGTTTCATCAGCACCCGACTCAGTCTCAGGTTCTTCCTCAAACGGATTTACACCATCAGTAAATATCGGATTCTTCTGTTCCTCTTCGCTATTTTCTACCGGCACATAACCTTCAGGAATTTGAGCTTCCTCAGGATTATACGGAAAAACATCTACAATTGGGCTAACAGCCAACGAAGTAACAACGTATGGAATAACCAGGTATTCCAGACTTTCATCCAGGCGGGCCAATGCTTCTTTTATATCATCGGCCATTATCAGATAATTAGTTTTTATCTTTTTCTCTTTGCCAGCATCCTCGTCAATGGTAACCAGATTAATGGCTGCTTTAAACCACCACTCGCCATTTTCAAAAGGAAAAACTTCGGCAATACGCGACTTTTTTATGTCAACAATCTGAAACTCGCCACCGCGAACCATCTGCTGCATTTGGCGAATAATTCTTGTTTCAGCATCGGTGTACGACACGGCATCCAATAAAAAGTTTTCGGTTACCATGTTTTCGGCTCCACTTTCAGAAACCTTCATATATTTTACTTTACTTTCAAACCAGGTCTGCATCATAACAACTAATTTTTAGGGCAGCAAAAATAAACAAGCCTTTTATACTTTTCCTGCAAAGCTGTAATTTTTTTCAACAAAAAAACCGGCTACAAATTGCAGCCGGTTACCGATTCTTTTAATCTAACTAAACTAACTATAAACTCCCTTGACCTTAATTAAACGCAAAACGAAATAATTGTATAGTTAATATCTTTGTTCTCTTTTTGCCAGAAGTCGTGTAGTTGAAAAAAGGCCCCGCCCAGCGACGGGGCCACAAACAGACAGCTACAGACTTAAAAGCTGAAGAAGATTAGTTATAGGCACTCTCACCATGTTCGTAAACATCGAGTCCTTCTTCTTCAATGCGCTTAGAAACGCGCAATCCTATGGTTGCTTTTATAACCTTAAAGAGAATTAATCCTAATCCGAATGCCCATACAAATACAGCACCAACGCCAATTGCCTGAACACCTAATAAGCTTGCTCCACCGCCGTAGAATAAACCACCATCGGTAGCAAATAAACCTACTGCCAATGTTCCCCAGGCACCGTTTACACCGTGTACTGAGATTGCACCAACAGGGTCGTCTACTTTTAATTTCTGGTCGATAAATTCAACACTGAAAACAAGTATAATACCGGCAATAATACCAATAATTAAAGCGCCGCCAGGGCTAACAATGTCACAACCGGCAGTAATACCTACCAACCCGGCCAATGCACCGTTTAATGCCAACGATAATGAAGGACGCTTATATTTCATCCATGAAGTAAACAGGGCAGCCATTGCACCACCGGCAGCAGCCAGGTTGGTTGTTAGAGCAATGTGTGCAATTGCAACAGCATTGTCGTTACCGGCAGCTCCCAACTGAGATCCTGGGTTAAAACCGAACCATCCGAACCAAAGGATAAATACACCTAAGGCACCTAATACAAGGTTGTGACCCGGTATCGCTTTTGCTTTACCATTAACATATTTACCCATACGAGGTCCGAGAACGATAGCACCAGCTAAACCAACCCATGCACCAACAGAGTGAACAATTGTAGATCCTGCAAAATCAAGGAATCCAAGTTGATCAAGCCAACCGCCACCCCATTTCCAGTGACCAGAAATTGGATAGATAAATACGGTAATTACGACTGTAAAAATAATATACGCGCTAAATTTTGTACGCTCAGCAACTGCTCCTGACACAATTGTTGCGGCAGTAGCAGCAAACACAGTCTGGAACATTAAATCGGTTTTGTTGGCATAGTCGCCAATACCGTTATCATTAATAAACAAACTTGGCATTCCGATAAATCCGCCAATTGATTCGCCATACATTAAAGTATAACCAA
Above is a genomic segment from uncultured Draconibacterium sp. containing:
- a CDS encoding ammonium transporter, with translation MEELSMSINNIWVLVATFLVMFMQPGFAMVEAGFTRQKNAANILTKNLVDFSVGAILFWVIGYTLMYGESIGGFIGMPSLFINDNGIGDYANKTDLMFQTVFAATAATIVSGAVAERTKFSAYIIFTVVITVFIYPISGHWKWGGGWLDQLGFLDFAGSTIVHSVGAWVGLAGAIVLGPRMGKYVNGKAKAIPGHNLVLGALGVFILWFGWFGFNPGSQLGAAGNDNAVAIAHIALTTNLAAAGGAMAALFTSWMKYKRPSLSLALNGALAGLVGITAGCDIVSPGGALIIGIIAGIILVFSVEFIDQKLKVDDPVGAISVHGVNGAWGTLAVGLFATDGGLFYGGGASLLGVQAIGVGAVFVWAFGLGLILFKVIKATIGLRVSKRIEEEGLDVYEHGESAYN
- the hisIE gene encoding bifunctional phosphoribosyl-AMP cyclohydrolase/phosphoribosyl-ATP diphosphatase HisIE, which translates into the protein MRQLTDISQIDFEKTNGLIPAIIQDAETQNVLMLGYMNNEAFSKTQETGKVTFFSRTKNRLWTKGEESGNFLNVVSTAIDCDNDTLLIKVNPVGPVCHKGDDTCFEESNTANDIQFLSYLQDFIDKRKAEMPEGSYTTSLFTKGTRKITQKVGEEAVETIIGAMANDDENFMYEAGDLLYHLIVLLTHKGYRIEDVVRELKKRHK
- a CDS encoding DUF4494 domain-containing protein, giving the protein MMQTWFESKVKYMKVSESGAENMVTENFLLDAVSYTDAETRIIRQMQQMVRGGEFQIVDIKKSRIAEVFPFENGEWWFKAAINLVTIDEDAGKEKKIKTNYLIMADDIKEALARLDESLEYLVIPYVVTSLAVSPIVDVFPYNPEEAQIPEGYVPVENSEEEQKNPIFTDGVNPFEEEPETESGADETDTDDSEKAVE
- the hisF gene encoding imidazole glycerol phosphate synthase subunit HisF; the protein is MLAKRIIPCLDIRNGQTVKGINFVDIKEVGDPVELGAKYAAEGADELCFLDITATHEGRKTFVELVKRIAAHINIPFTVGGGISEIGDAEKLLAAGADKISINSSAVRNPKLIDELALNFGSQFVVVAIDARGDENQHWTVTVNGGRIPTDKELFSWAKEAEDRGAGEILFTSMNHDGTKNGFANHELSKMADMLKIPIIASGGAGAKDHFVDVFTKGKADAGLAASIFHYNEIPIPVLKKYLKEQGIVVR
- the hisA gene encoding 1-(5-phosphoribosyl)-5-[(5-phosphoribosylamino)methylideneamino]imidazole-4-carboxamide isomerase, translated to MTKKIEIIPAIDLIDAKCVRLSQGDYNQKTVYNENPLEVAKMFEEAGITRLHLVDLDGAKAKHIVNYKVLETIATKTNLVIDFGGGLKSDKDLEIAFSSGAAMVTGGSIAVKEKDTFLSWLEKFGSDKIILGADAKDGKVAVSGWLETTELEVIDFISSFQKNGISKVISTDISRDGMLSGPSFELYADIMNTLPTVEIIASGGIATMSDILKLDEMGVPGVITGKAIYENRITLKEIEKFIA